From the Triticum urartu cultivar G1812 chromosome 4, Tu2.1, whole genome shotgun sequence genome, the window TCATTTGTTGAAAATTTATGTTACCTTTGTATACATTTTCCAAATTTGGATGAATTTTCTCTGAATGTATTTTTTTTAATTTTAAGTAATTTTTAGTGATTTTTTTAATAAAGTAAAATGTCAAACGAAATGCCTTTTTTCTAGTAGCATCCAAAGCTGGGTTTGTTTTAGCCAGAGCAACCATGTAGCTAGTAGGGAGGACCTCATAGTTCTATTGGGCCACAACCCAGCGAGACAACTCCATGCTACTAAAACGTGGAATATGGTGGAGTGCGTCTTTATCTCGTCCCTAGTATGAGCCACATGCCGGACATAACATTCATCATATTTTTAATAAGTGAtcaacattttttgtatacatgcTCAGCATTTATTTAtacatgttcaacatttttcaaatacttgttaaacatttttaatacttattaaatatttttcaaatagtcgttcaacatttttctaatacttattcaacatttttttaaatgcttgattaacatttttgtATATATAATCAAGAAATTTCAtcatttttaatacatggtcgacattttttgtatacacattcaacatttttcaaagcatgattaacatttttttgcAAATATTATGTGAAGTAAAATTTTGTAATATATATGTTTAGAATATTTAGAAGTGGTAATAAAAAAAGGGAAACAAAAAACGAAATAAAAACatgaaaaaagaaaagaaaagaggtaAATACATCACTGGTGCTTGACTTGTCACGAATGTGCACTTTGCTGCCTGAAGTTGCAAAATACATTGAGCTGGTTCCATAACTTGGCATTGACGTGCATATACAGTTCAAATCTCATTTTTATACGTCAATGACGCTGACGAGGCACGCCAGGATGTAAGGGACAAGGCGTGTGGCCTGGTTCTTTGCGAAAAAACCCTAGAACAAATTTTTTCTTACAAAAAGGCCTTCAAAGAGAAACTGATAAATTGAAAAAAAAACTATTAATCTTTTAATAATTAAAACCGGTCCGGAGTTCGAACCACATGCGCAGGTGTGTGTGGCTAGCCAGTTGACCCGTTCAAATTTAGTGTCAAGAAAAGAGTCATATTCTTTATAAACATAAAGCTGAACAACGTAAATTAAAAAATTATTCCAGCAATGTAGTGCCATTGATTTGAACCTGCAACCAGGGGCTCTATAGCGGCCGCACATACCACTCCAACTGACGACATCGAATGGTAAAATGAAAAATTTAGGTTTATAACATAATGAGCCCGTGTGGCTAAACCAGACCACAGTGTGGCTTAGTTTTCAACGGGTTTGTTCTTTTTCATGTCTTTCTTAAAAATACATAAATTATTATCATGCTACAAACAATATGCATATATTTAAATCAAATTACGTTAAAACATTCATATAATTTCATAAAATACCTATGCAATAACTTAACAGAAATACATATAATAAAATTATGAATTAAGAATATATTTTATAATTTTAAAAAATGCTCGCATTTTAATAAAATATTAAAGTAATTTTAGAAACGTTCATATATTTAAATAAATTCTCATATATTTTAAAATTTCCACATTTTTAATAAACTATTTATGTAGTATCAATGTGTTCATACTTTCACAAAAAATAGTGTTGTTTTAAAAAagtttatataatatataagttTGTGTGTTTTCTAAAAAAATAAATACAAGCCTAGTGCACCATTAGACGGCGGATCCTCACATGAATAATACTTGAATCATATAAACATTTTAAtcattcataaatattttcaattGTATCTTATAGTTATACTCCTAGATTTTATTTTATAATTTGTCAGTTTCTCCCTGAGGGCCTTATTGCAAGAAAATAATTCTGGAGTTTTTTCTGCAAAACACCAGGCCACACACCCTTTCACTGACAGCAGGCCCCATGGCATGCTAGCGCGCCTCCTCAACTTCGCGGACATATACAAACGCCATTTGAACCGTACATGCACGTCCATGCAAATTTATGGAACCAGTTCAATGTATTTTGCAAGTTCGGGTACTAAAGTGCACATCCATAACAAGTTCAAGCATCATTGGTGTATTTACCTCAAAAGAAAACGAGGCAGTGTACCTACcgcgaactgggccggcccatatCCTTGCGCTTTTCAGCGAGTCAGAAATCCAACGGAGCGGAATTTCGATTGATGCCCAATTTAGATTAGTCGAGTGAAAAGCATTCCCGAAAGAAAAAAGGTAGTACTGTAGGCTAAAACAAAACCATTTGACTCTTTTCACTTGTAGGGCTTCGAGATGTAGAGCTCAAACTTCCGTATGCATATATGGTAGCCACGAGAGGCCCTCCACTAGTCCATGTCCGTCTGTCGTCTCCTCGTAGAACTTGAAGAAGCGCAACTCCCATCTGTATAGTTGTCTCAACCCTCAATCCAAATCATCGTAAACGTCGTCGCTACAATCACCAGCCGACGTCTCGTCGGAGCAGTTAATCGTCTCATTCGGAGACCATGTTGTCTTCTCCGTTCGAGCAAATTAAGCGCCGCCGTGTCCAAGCCAGTCGGCCTTTGCGTAGACGGGTTGACATTGTTGCGCGCCGACGAGGAGTTGACATTGTCTCGCATGTGCTCCCGGTTCAGTCGGTTGTTGTTGCCTTATTGTTGCAGCACGGTCGCGAGGAATCTGACTTAGACATGGTGAGCAGCTTCCAGCATGTCATCACTCAGCAGCACATGCACGATATGTAGTTacacatgcatgcatatatactgTTCTAGATGGAGGAGACAGAGTGGGGATCGATATTGTTCCACGCCAAGTAATCCTTTAATAGCTAGGTGGTCGTGGATTACAGATATTGCAATTCAAATCTACCGCTGCCACTCGATGGGCAACGAGCTGAAGAATCAAAAGGGATCCAAGAAATAATGAGTATGCGTCTGGAGAGTTTCATGCATGTTCGCCCTGAACGAGCGAACTGATAATAGTAATACAAATTATAGAAATGTTATAGCTAGTAGTCGAACTGTTGCCATGTGGAGAAGGTCTGTCCGAACAGCCACCAGGCCGGCACGACGTCCTGGAAGACCTTGTACTGGCCGCCGGAGGAGGTGATGCCGAAGCTGAGCGCCTGCCCTTTCAGCCCCGCTAGGCACTGCCAGTTAGCGCCCCAGTTCTGGGACATCGTGATCCACGCCGTGTTGGTCCCCTTCACCGACATGCTCCTGATCGACCCGCTCATGGCGATGTTGGTCACCAGTACCAGCTCGAAGTAGTTGAAGCCGCTCATGGTGAAACGCAGGCCACCCTGCCTCTGGCACGCGACCCGCTGGTAGAGGACAGGGACAATGCCAGCGCGGTAGATGGCGAGGTTCTCCCAGGCAGGCTGGGACATGTCGAAGTGTTCGCGGGGAGGATTGCACCACCCGCCGTTGTCGTTGGCGAGAGCCCAGTTGGGAGGGCACAAGTTGGTGGCGGACACGGTGATGGATGTGCCGGGCTTGCACATATTCGACTTGCTGGTGTCGCAGGTGATGAGGTAGCATTGCCCGCAGGACAAGCCATTGTTGAACAGCACCGTGCTCAGCGCCGCGTTGTTGAGCCCGTACCCCGCAGCGTACAGGTTATCGTACCCACATGCGCCACCTGCACATTGCACATGCAGATAAAGTCAGACATGCACACAAGCATTGCATTGCGTACTTGCATAGATAAGTAATATTGGGCAAAATGATGGTGCCGGAGCAAGCCGGAGTTAAGGCTTGATTATCTGGCTTACCCATTGTTTCAGCACCGTCGGCGCCGCCGTAGAAGGTGGCGTAGGCCTGATGCCAGTAGTCGGACCTGGCCTGCACGAAGCAGAAcgcgagaacggcggcgaacagctGCAGGAAGCGCATCCCAGCTGCCATCTCTCTGCTGAGAGTCCCAGAAGCAGGGAGAGATCGGATGTCTAGCGATCTTGCTAGATGTTATGGCAATCGAGTGGGTTCGTAGGTGAGGAATGATGGGATAATGGTGGTGCTTAAATAGGATGTAGCTAGCTTATGAATGAGGCCGGCCGGGTATGGGTTCAGATGGAGAAGAATGATTGTCGTGTTAACATATGAGATCGCGGTTCCAACGATCGTATGGATGCACATGGCTGCAACCTCCACAGATTGACTTACGCGTTCTAATCATCGAATGCAGGTCAGATCGACCGAGCTCTCCTATCTCGCTTCTTAATTAAATACATTCAGAATGATAGGTTAACTGAACAGCCGATTTGACATTCTTCCAGGGACTACTCTACCAAGTCTATAGCTAGTAGTAGCAGCTAAAACAAAGCGTGCTTTGGTTCAGCGTGCACAAATGTTTCTGCGAGAGGGCTTCTACTTTTGAACTGATTTGAAAAGGGTGAACGTTTATGATATTTTGCTTTTTCTGCTtggccagtttatgttttttcgcACCAGAGAAGACGAAGCCGTACGTTCCAATTTCTTGGCTGCCTACATTCGGACCGTACAGTTTTCAACGCAGGCGAGTAGCTGAAAAGCCGGACTATATTTACTTTATGATTATTCCTTAGTTAGTGCTGGATGTCACGTTAGCCACCACTAATTATAAGTTTAAAACAGTCTCTAACTGCAAGCCTCTAACTCGCTCCTATTCTTGCACCGCCGCAACTGGCTGTGTCTTTCTAACTAACTGGCCATATGATCGAGCTAAACATTAAAGCAGTCACACAATATGCATCCAGTTGTTTGCTTCTTATAATCTGAGGTCAAACGACGACTAACACCATATTACTAGTTGTGGAATCCTAATTTATTTTTGAGAGAACATGCATGATTATTACTTGATAGTTGTATTAGATGCGTGCCGTATGCTTTTGAGTTATGCTGTTTGGATTACTCTGACAAAGACACCAAGGCATCGAATGTGTATGCAAGTACAAGTTAGTTTCTTAATCCTCGTAAACTGAATCAGCCATGTGATCAGTGCCAATCATACAAGTATACGGCCGCTATGTCTTCAGCACAATTTTGGCGGTGAAAGTCTTTGGTATTTTCTTTATAAACACTTCTTTCTCATTTATACAATATTATATCCGAACTTAAGGGTAAAAACCTAGAATCTGGCCTTTGGTTGGATCCTGTGACGCCGGCGCTTGCGCGCTGTTCCCTTTATAAAGGCGTTGCAGTTGAATAACCTCGGTGTCCTTGTGAtgtcaagacctcaagagatggTTGATGCGGATATAGCCGTTGATTTATCTAGTTTGTCGATCATTGTTTTGATCGCTTTGGGGTTTGTTCTTTTTTCCTCGCTTGGGTATAACTTTGATTTTAATTTGTATGACTTTGCTCTTTGCTAGCTTGTTTATTTGTATGTGTGTGTTGGTGTTGGTTGTGCGCATCCTAATTATGCATAGGCTGAATGTGCCCACTTGATACTTCATTTTGAGTTAATAAAATTCACTCTTTGTCGGAAAAACTCATATTCCAACTTAAATATTTTCCTGCAAAAATATAACTTAAAACGTTTCATATGAAAGTTGATCACTTATCAGTGAGAAAACTAACTAGTGTTTAACAATTAGGTTTAGTTGGTATATGTTTTAGGAATTAGCACAGACTTAACTGATCTGAGACATTACAATGGAAATAAAGTGATTTCAGCATCACCTCTATGCACTAATTCACATATCACTGCTTAGTCACAGAAGGAAACATAGGTGTATGTGTTGAACATGTGTACATGTATGTAGGTCTGGATTTCGTATGCAGTACATGTAGTGTCTCTGTATGTATGTGTATCTTAGGAGACAAGATACCAGTCGCAACCTTatacctatatatatatgtgtctAGTGCACGATCAATGAATCATCCCTGCACCAAATCATTGTTCacatggtatcaattttctaggTTTTCCTCTCGCTTCCACCGCCGCCGCGCGTCTCCTCCGCGCCGCCATCCAGCCACTGCCGTTTGTGCACCTCTCGCACCGGCTGCCGCTCCCGATCCATCCCGCTCCCGCCGCCAGCCTCGCTCACCCGCTGCCGCTCCCGATCACCCGATCCCGCACCTGCGCTCACCCGCTACCGCTCCCGATCGCTCGGTCCCGCCCCTCCCGATCGCCCGATCCCGCCGCCTCCCGATCGCTCGATCTCGCCGCCAGCCTCGCCAAAAGCCCGCCCGTGCTCGCGCTCCCGATCCCGCCTCGCAAGCCGTACATCGCCAGCGCCCGCCCGTGCCAGCGCAGCGCTAGTGCATCGCCAGCCTCGCCCCGCCTGCTCGTGCTGCTTCCTATCGCTAGCCTCGCGCGACTCGCCTTGCTCGACTTCTCACGCCGCCATAACTTCCTCAGGATCCTCCTACAACCCCTTCGCCGGGCCAGACCCCGCTAACATCCGCGACATCAACATCCACGACCGCCTCCCCGTCGTCCTCGATGCCATCGACGCCACGTACTTCGCGTGGAAGACGTACTTCTCGCTACTCTTCCGTGAGAACAACCTCGTGGATCACGTTGACGGCTCCGTCGACTCCTGCGCCATGGTGGGCGACTCCGAGTGGACCACGATCGACGCCATGCTCATCCGGTGGTTCTTCACCACCATCTTGAAGGGCCTGTTTCACACGGTCGTCAGCAATGGTGATGACGCCCGCACCGTGTGGCTCAAGCTCAACGGCCTCTTCACCGATAACAAGTTTCAGCGCCGCGTTTTTTTGCAGCACGGATTTTTTGACTGTCATCAGGATGATCAGTCTATCGATGACTACTGCCACCGCCTGAAGACGTTGGCGGATGAGCTCCGTGACATTGGCGTCAAGGTTGATGACGACCTCCTCCTCAGCACGCTCATCGCCGTCCTCAGCGAGGACTTCGGCAACGCCGCCTCCAACCTCTCCCTCATGCCGGAGCCCTCCTTCCCCAAGTTCATGGCATACTTGCGGTTGGAGGAGCGTCGGATGAAGGGGGTCAAGAAGCGCGTGCAGCACCACGCCCTCGCAGTCGGCACCTCGCGTGGCGCCCCTCCACCGGCCGCCCCGCCCGCGCATGCGCCTCGCCACCAGCCGGCGCCCCCTCCTCCCGCGCCTCCGGGGTTTTACCCCCTCCCCCGCGCCTCCCGCCCCACCTGCTGCCCCCCAGCAGCCGCAGCAGGGTGGCGGGCCCCGCGGCAACCGCCGCGGGGGCGATCGCAAACAGGCGCAAGGGAGGGCCCCTCGTCAGTAGCAATAGCAGGCCACCCCGCCCTGGACTTACGGCACCAACCCGTGGACGGGCGTCGTACACACGTACTCGATGTCGGTTCCTCGGGCTCCCGCTCCGGGTATCCTTGGGCCTCGGCCGGCGAGCCACCAGGCGCTCTTCACCACGCAGAACACCACCCCCAACAGTGGCTACGGCGCCGCGCCCGCCTACGGCGCCCACGGCGCCGCTCCCGCGCCGACCTACGGAGGGTTTCTTCCTTCCCAGGTGCCGTCGCTGTGGGACCCAGCCCTTCTTGCTGCTCTGCACTCCGCCTCGTCACCGAGCTCCTACAGTGGTGGTGGTGACTGGTACATGGACTCGGGCGCCACCGCTCACATGACTGCTCATCCCGGTAACCTCACATCTGCCACCCCTGTTCATACTCCCACTCGCATCACCCTTGGTAACGGTGCCTCCATTCCCATTACACATGTCGGTCATATGTCTTTTACTTCTACTTCTACTCCCGTTAACGTGTCTAATGTTCTTGTGTCTCCTAACTTAGTTACCAATCTTGTTTCTGTTCGTCGCCTTGCTCGTGAGAACCCTATCACTGTTGAATTTGATGATATCGGCTTTTCTGTGAAGGACGCCCGTACAAGGATGGTACTCCATCGATGTGATAGCCCGGATGAGCTTTACCCGGTGCATCCCTCCGGCGCCACCACCGCCCGTCGTCCCGCCGCCTTCGCTGCTAGTGTCGATCTTTGGCACGCCCGCCTCGGCCATCCCAACTCCACCGTTATGCGTCAGATTCTTTAGAGTTTTTCTTTCTCATGTAATAAACTTGACGACCACTCTTGTGAGGCTTGCCGTCTTGGCAAGCACGTTTGTCTTCCCTTTACCGAGTCTACAAACATTTCCACTTCTCTGTTTCAGTTATTGCATAGTGATGTTTGGATGTCCCCGGTTGCGAGCAACACGGGTTACTTATACTATTTGGTGATATTGGATGATTTCTCTCATTATGTGTGGACATTTCCTCTCCGTCGCAAGTCCGACGCTCTTGCCACACTCACCGCTTTTTATTCATATGTCACCACACAGTTCAGTCGTCCTATTCTTGCCTTGCAAACTGACAACGGAAAGGAGTTTGACAATGTCGCCATCCGCAATCTTCTTGCGTCGCACGACACCATCTTTCGCCTCACTTGCCCCTACACGTCACAGCAGAATGGTCGCGCCGAGTGCATCATTCCCACTCTTAATGACTGTGTCCGCACGTTGCTCTTCCACTCCTACGTGCCTCCCCGGTTCTGGCCAGACGCGCTCGCGACCGCCAGCCTCCTCATAGACATTCGCCCGTGTCGTCCATGGTGGAACTACACTCCTCACGAACTCCTCTTCGGTGCGGTTCCATCTTATGATGGTCTTCGCATTTTTGGGTGTCTCTATTATCCTAGCACCGCGTCCACTGCACCTCACAAACTCGCTCCCCGGCCGCTTCCTTGCATCTTCCTTGGTTATCCTCCCAACACCAAAGGTTACCGGTGCTATGATCTAGTGTCCCACCGCGTTTTCACCTCGCGGCACGTGTACTTTGATGAGCCGGTGTTCCCGTTTCAGCAGGTACTGTCACCCTTGGCGTCCCCCGCGGCGCGGTTCGCCCCTGCTCCACCTCTGGCGAACCGCCCCGCCATGCACCGGGCTTGGCCCTGCCCGCGCTCCCGGCGCCGGCGGCCCCCGTCGTCGCGGCCCTCTCGGCGGCCCCCGTCGCCGCGGCCCCTGACACCTCCTCGGCTACCTCTGGCACCGCGGTCCCTTTGGCCGCCCCCGACACCCCAGCCCCTTCGGCCGCTCCGGAGACCGGCTTGAGCTCATCCTCGCCGGTCCCCCTCTCGGCTCCGCCAGCTGTCGCCGCACCTCTCACCGGTGTGGTCACTTGGGCTCGAACTGGAACGTTTCGTCCTAGCACGCGCTACACCTCCGACGAGTACGCGCGTGCCGCGTCCACCTTGGCCCCGTCTCCGCTCCCCACCTCCGTTCACGCAGCCCTTCGGGATCCGAACTGGCTTGCTGTGATGCATGAGGAGTTTGACGCCCTGCAACGCAACCGTACATGGCAACTTGTCCCGCGGCCTCCCCGTGCCAACGTCATCACTGGCAAGTGGGTTTTCCGCCACAAGACTCGCCCCGACGGTTCCCTTGAGCGCTACAAGGCGTGTTGGGTCGTGCGCGGCTTTCGCCAGCTCACTGGCGTGGAGTTCACCGACACCTTCGCCCTGGTTGTCAAACCGGGCACGATTCGCGTTGTTCTCCAGCTCGTTGTTTCTCACGCCTGGCCTGTTCACCAGCTCGACGTGTCCAATGCTTTCCTACATGGCCACCTCGACGAGCAGGTGTTTTGTCAGCAGCCTACTGGTTTCATCGACACCGACCATCCGGACCATGTGTGCTTGCTCTCATGTTCTCTCTATGGATTGAAGCAGGCACCTCGGGCCTGGTACCAACGGATCGCGGCCTTCCTTCAGCAGCAGGGGTTCCGTTCCACACGGTCTGATGCCTCCCTGTTTGTTTATCACCAGGGCACCGCCACCGCATATCTCCTActctatgttgatgacatcatccTGACCGCGTCCTCGCCAGCGCTGCGTCAGCAGATCACCGCTCTCCTCGGCTCCGAGTTTTCCCTCAAGGACTTGGGGGCTCTCCACTACTTCCTCGGCATCGAGGTTGTTTGCCGGGCCACTGGCTTCTTCCTGCATCAGCAGAAGTATGCCTATGAGCTTTTGGAGAGAGACGGCATGCTTAACTACAAGCCAGATCCTACGCCTATCGACACGAAGGCTAAGGTGTCCGCCGTCAAGGGTTCTCCGGCGTCTGACGCTCCCTTCTACTACTCCATCGTCGGTGCTCTTCACTACCTCACGCCGACACGTCCGAACATTCAGTATGATGTCCAGTAGGTGTGCCTTCACAAGCACGCTCCTCGTGACACTCATTGGGCTCTGGTGAAATGTATTCTCCGATACATACGTGGCACCACAGCTATGGGTCTCACCCTGATAGCATCACCTGACACCAGCCTGGTCGCCTACTCCAACGCCGACTGTGCTGGGTGTCCCGACACTCGACGCTCCACTTTCGGATACTGTGTCTACCTCGGGCCCTCTCTGATTTTGTGGTCGTCTAAACGACAACCCACGGTCTCACGATCGAGCGCCGAGGCTGAGTACAGGGTTGTGGCCAATGCCATCGTGGAGTGCTCTTGGCTACGACAGCTACTTTAGGAGTTGCTATGTGACGTTACCAAGGCGACGCTTGTCTACTGTGACAATGTCTCTGCGGTGTACCTCGCTGCCAACCCTATCCATCACCTATggacgaagcatattgagctcGACATTCACTTTGTCCGGGAGCACGTTGCACTCGGCCGTGTTCGAGTTCTACATGTTCCCACCGATCAGCAGTTCGCCAATGTTATGCCGAAGGGACTACCCACCTCGACATTCGAGGGTTTTCGGTCCAGTCGCTGCGTCACCAGTGACGCTTCgactgcgggggggggggggggggggggtgttgaaCATGTGTACATGTACGTAGGTCTGGGTTTCGTATGCAGTACATGTAGTGTCTGTCTCCCTTTGTATGTATGTGTATCTTAGGCGACAAGATACCGGTCGCACCCCTtgtacctatatatatgtgcctaGTGCATGATCAATGAATCATCCATGCACTAAATCATTCTCCACAGTATGCATTCACGGAGTAAGTTATGTCAACTAAAACTTAGGATGAAACTTAATACATGGAGTATATTGGTATGGTACTTTACTCATTTATTTCCCTTATTCTTGCTTGTAAGACATTGTTCATAACTCAACTTTTAGTGGTATGCAAGCAGGAAGATAACATATTTTCCATCCTTCATACTGAGCCTTTCAAGTACCTTCCCAATGTATCTTTCCTATGAGAGACAAAGCAACCTCTTTGACCTATCATGGGAGATCTTCACACCAAGTATTTGCTTAGCTGATCCTAAATCCTTCATGGAAAATGATTTACTCAATGTCTTCTTGAGGAGAGCCATTTCCAGGAATTGGGATGTTATCAACATACGTCAAGAAAATAAAAACACCCTCGGCATATACCACTTTATGAAGACACAAATGATCAGGTTTTGCTTTACGTAACCATGACCAGTCTAAAAGACTCAAGCTTCTTGTACCAGTGTTGAGGAGCTTGCTTCAAGCCATACAAGCTCTTCCTCAATTTGCAAACTAAGTTCTCCTTGCCTACCACCATGAATCCTTCTAGTTGCTCCATGTATATCTCCTCTACGTCACCATGCAAGAATGTCATGTTCACATCAAGTTGTTCAATTTCCAAGTCCATGTTATCAGCCATGCCAAGAACAACTCAGTTGAAGACATCTTGACCAATTGATAGAATATTTCATCATAATCAATATCCTTTTTCCGTCTCAAACCTTTAAAAATCATTTTATCCTTGAATCTTGGATGTGAGGTGATTCTTTAGTCTTCACTCTATACACTCATCtattcttgagagtttttttgcCCTTTGGCAGATTCATGAACTCAAATACATCATTATCATAATTGGTATTTCATCTCATCATGAATGGCTTCTGACCATTCATTTTTGT encodes:
- the LOC125554140 gene encoding expansin-A31-like, whose protein sequence is MAAGMRFLQLFAAVLAFCFVQARSDYWHQAYATFYGGADGAETMGGACGYDNLYAAGYGLNNAALSTVLFNNGLSCGQCYLITCDTSKSNMCKPGTSITVSATNLCPPNWALANDNGGWCNPPREHFDMSQPAWENLAIYRAGIVPVLYQRVACQRQGGLRFTMSGFNYFELVLVTNIAMSGSIRSMSVKGTNTAWITMSQNWGANWQCLAGLKGQALSFGITSSGGQYKVFQDVVPAWWLFGQTFSTWQQFDY